The Chryseolinea soli nucleotide sequence CCATGGACCGCAGGTGAATGCCATGTTGTGGCGCTTTATAAAAACCTACGGGTTCAACTATGAGCAAACGCGCGAGATCATCCACGCCTTGAATGGCCAGCCCGGCAAGAAGTTTTTAGCACCTGCTTTCTTGCTGGTAGTGGACCGTGAAAATATCTTCATCACGCCCCGCAGCGAAGATTGGAGCGAACAACATATTGGGACCGTGAACGGTCGTCATACCCTTGGGCCTTGGCGGCTCAGCCTGGAAGATACACCACCCGCGGTGCGGGGAAGCGACCCGCGCGAAGCCGTGCTCGATGCCGCACATCTACAGTTTCCCTTGGTGTGGCGCAAGTGGCGCGCCGGCGATTTCTTTCATCCCCTGGGCATGGATCACAAAAAGAAGCTGAGCGATTTTTTTATCGACAAGAAGTTGAGCGTGGCAGATAAGGAAACGATCACGGTGTTGGAGTCGGCCGGTCAGATTGCCTGGGTGGTAGGACACCGCATCGACGACCGCTTCAAAGTGACCCCCCAAACCCAACACGCCCTGCGGTTTGTCCTGACCAATCACGAGGAAAAACCCGGAGTATAATATCGCTTTGATCGGGGAGGATACACCGTGTGTGCGAATGTGTCCTACGTTTCTACAACGGCCTGTTTATCAATCCTCCCTGACGCTCCGGGAACGTGCCCGCGAAGCGCAGGGCCCGCCGGTTGGAAGCCCTGCCTTTTGCAAGAAAATATTTCCAAAATCCTGCCTTATGTATAACTTGCCGCGCCTATTCAGAAAGGCCCCCGGGAAAGAACATCATTTCTTAAACATAACTTTAAACATATTCTAACAATGAAAGTAACTGTAGTTGGCGCTGGCAATGTGGGCGCTACATGTGCCGATGTGCTGGCCTACCGCGAAGTGGCCAACGAAATCGTGTTGGTGGACATCAAGGAAGGACTCGCCGAAGGCAAGGCTCTTGATATTTGGCAGAAAGCCCCCATCGACCTGTATGACAGCCGCACGGTAGGCGCCACCAATGACTATTCCAAATCCGCTAACTCGGATGTGGTGGTGATCACCTCGGGCCTTCCGCGCAAACCGGGCATGAGCCGCGACGATCTTATCGGGACCAACGCCGGCATTGTGAAATCGGTAACGGAAAATATCATCCGTCACTCTCCCAACGCCATCGTCATCGTAGTATCCAACCCGTTGGATGTGATGACCTACCAGGCGCACCTCACCTCGCGTCTGCCCCGCACCCGCATCATGGGTATGGCCGGCATCCTGGACACCGCTCGCTACCGCGCGTTCCTGGCCGAAGCCTTGAACGTTTCTCCTAAAGATATCCAAGCCATCCTGTTGGGCGGCCACGGCGACACCATGGTGCCGCTGCCTCGATACACGACGGTAGCTGGTATCCCTGTAACGGAACTGATCGATAAAGATAAACTCAACGCCATCCTGGAAAGAACCAAAGTTGGTGGTGGCGAGCTGGTGAAACTCATGGGCACTTCTGCATGGTATGCACCTGGAAGCGCTGCTGCGCAAATGGTGGAAGCCATTGTGAAAGATCAGCGTCGTGTGTTCCCCGTTTGTATCAAACTTGAAGGCGAATATGGCATCAAGGATTGCTACCTGGGCGTGCCCGTAGTGTTGGGCAAGAACGGTGTGGAGAAGATCATCGAGCTTGATTTGAACAGCGAAGAAAAAGCTCTGATGGAATCCAGCCGCAAGGCGGTGAGAGAAGTGATGGACGTGTTGGAGAAATTGGGATAATTTTTCCCTTGAAATATGAAATGAAAAGCCGGGTTTGTGTCCGGCTTTTTTTTTGAAGTCCGCATAGTCCCGAGGCGGAGACTATGCGGTGGCGTATTGCCCAGTTTTTTTGTTTACTTCAGAATCAAACTGTTAAATTGGAGCCATGCCCCTGATGATGAATCCCCCTCCGCTTCCAGATATCATGGAAGTATTCTTATCACGTGTCGCGTTTACTTTGCCAGCAGGATACGAGAGATTTATCCGGAGTTCAAACGGAGCGGAAGGTTTTCTGAATAATTCATACCTCGCACTTTGGTCGATAGAAGCCTTATTTACTCTCAACGAAGGCTATTGGGTAGAAAGATATGCTCCTGGATTCTTCATCATCGGATCCGATGGAGGAGATACTTCTTATGCTGTGGACAAACTAACGGGAGCATTGTATGCCATACCGTTTATCGGCATGTCGCGGAAAGAAGCTAAGTGGTTGGCAAAGGATTTTGACGGCTTTATTGAAGCCCTTA carries:
- a CDS encoding SMI1/KNR4 family protein, which gives rise to MPLMMNPPPLPDIMEVFLSRVAFTLPAGYERFIRSSNGAEGFLNNSYLALWSIEALFTLNEGYWVERYAPGFFIIGSDGGDTSYAVDKLTGALYAIPFIGMSRKEAKWLAKDFDGFIEALRGA
- the mdh gene encoding malate dehydrogenase; amino-acid sequence: MKVTVVGAGNVGATCADVLAYREVANEIVLVDIKEGLAEGKALDIWQKAPIDLYDSRTVGATNDYSKSANSDVVVITSGLPRKPGMSRDDLIGTNAGIVKSVTENIIRHSPNAIVIVVSNPLDVMTYQAHLTSRLPRTRIMGMAGILDTARYRAFLAEALNVSPKDIQAILLGGHGDTMVPLPRYTTVAGIPVTELIDKDKLNAILERTKVGGGELVKLMGTSAWYAPGSAAAQMVEAIVKDQRRVFPVCIKLEGEYGIKDCYLGVPVVLGKNGVEKIIELDLNSEEKALMESSRKAVREVMDVLEKLG